A DNA window from Halomicrobium mukohataei DSM 12286 contains the following coding sequences:
- a CDS encoding 30S ribosomal protein S3ae, producing the protein MSERSVSRQKQEKRWYTVLAPEQFDREELGETTADEAEKVLGRTIQTTLGDLKDDASENNTKLTFKINEVASDSAYTEFIKHELTRDYLRSLVRRGSSKVEAFITVLTTDDYRVQIQPVALTTKKADASQEKAIRRQMIDIVEETAEDRSFEQLVDSIVEGRLSSALYSECKDIYPLRRVEIQKTTMEARPEEVAAEEETTVDVEE; encoded by the coding sequence ATGAGCGAACGATCCGTATCCCGACAGAAGCAAGAAAAGCGGTGGTACACCGTGCTCGCTCCCGAGCAGTTCGACCGGGAGGAACTCGGTGAGACCACGGCAGACGAGGCAGAGAAGGTGCTCGGACGCACCATCCAGACAACGCTTGGCGATCTGAAAGACGACGCCAGCGAGAACAACACGAAGCTGACCTTCAAGATCAACGAGGTCGCCTCCGACTCCGCGTACACGGAGTTCATCAAGCACGAGCTGACCCGCGACTACCTGCGGTCGCTCGTCCGCCGAGGCTCCTCGAAGGTCGAGGCCTTCATCACCGTGCTGACGACGGACGACTACCGCGTCCAGATCCAGCCGGTCGCGCTGACGACCAAGAAGGCCGACGCCTCCCAGGAGAAGGCGATCCGTCGACAGATGATCGACATCGTCGAGGAGACTGCCGAGGACCGCAGCTTCGAGCAGCTCGTCGACTCCATCGTCGAGGGGCGGCTCTCCTCTGCACTGTACAGCGAGTGCAAGGACATCTACCCGCTTCGCCGGGTCGAGATCCAGAAGACCACGATGGAAGCCCGTCCCGAGGAAGTCGCAGCCGAAGAAGAGACCACGGTCGACGTCGAGGAGTAA
- a CDS encoding KEOPS complex subunit Pcc1: MREATIRTAHGDDATAERIASALRPDNTDEMDTRVDGDEIVTTIDRETTGGLHSTVDDYVVNLRVAAQLADQHTTHTS; the protein is encoded by the coding sequence ATGAGAGAAGCGACGATCCGGACGGCCCACGGCGACGACGCCACGGCCGAGCGGATCGCCAGCGCGCTCCGCCCGGACAACACCGACGAGATGGACACGCGCGTCGACGGCGACGAGATCGTGACGACGATCGACCGCGAGACGACCGGCGGACTCCACTCGACAGTCGACGACTACGTCGTCAACCTCCGCGTCGCAGCACAGCTTGCCGACCAACACACAACACACACATCATGA
- a CDS encoding 30S ribosomal protein S15 has protein sequence MARMHTRRRGSSDSDKPVADEPPEWSDVDEDAIEERVVELAEQGHSPSEIGLKLRDEGVQGTPIPDVSLATGKKVTEILEENDATAELPEDLRNLMKKAVRLREHMDENPGDHQNKRALQNNQSKIRRLVDYYRGDEIDADFTYSYERAKQLIE, from the coding sequence ATGGCACGAATGCACACACGACGCCGCGGCTCGTCCGACTCGGACAAGCCCGTGGCAGACGAACCGCCGGAGTGGAGCGACGTAGACGAAGACGCGATCGAGGAGCGAGTCGTCGAGCTCGCAGAGCAGGGCCACTCGCCCAGCGAGATCGGCCTCAAGCTCCGCGACGAGGGTGTCCAGGGGACGCCGATCCCGGACGTCTCGCTCGCGACGGGCAAGAAGGTCACCGAGATCCTCGAAGAGAACGACGCGACCGCCGAACTGCCCGAAGACCTCCGGAACCTGATGAAGAAGGCCGTCCGCCTGCGAGAGCACATGGACGAGAACCCGGGCGACCACCAGAACAAGCGCGCGCTCCAGAACAACCAGTCGAAGATCCGCCGCCTCGTCGACTACTACCGCGGCGACGAGATCGACGCGGACTTCACCTACAGCTACGAGCGAGCGAAGCAACTGATCGAGTAA
- a CDS encoding DUF7289 family protein: MYRGLGRRGQSSPIAVILLVSMVVAGSLAVVTLGAQSLSDTRETMDVERAEKGLTQLDSNVAMVALGSAGGQELSLSRTDGAAYRLRDDAGRMTVAVTNTSNDSTKTVMNATLGSIAYENDGRSVAYQGGGVWKTDGDGGSLMVSPPEFHYRDATLTLPLVTVSGDESLDGRIAVRPGGRSTQHFPNASADEQWVNPLDGGRVNVTVRSEYYRAWGRFFEERTDGEATLDHANETATVTLVVPAGPQTVTNAVAATSAGGEIVLAGSGDQTRTDSYNSSKGTGLYADTKTHNGSIRTAGDVTVKGNSQVNGSLASGGKVTVKGSGVVTRDAGYTDDIKVTGSGGVDGSIEQLSGVDGIGPIDAVVDRRYENATGDNDNGDTSAITGTTLSDGDQTLSAGEYHLDRLVLDGETLTLDTGTGGTISLAVRDYVQLKNDGRIHVVGNGTVRLYVDGQATTASNHHFSIEGSGGQIDIDEGQNASQFWLYGREDFQGRIDGTSSDTHLFEGVVFAPGGTLGSSSFTVEKGSLYGGVVTGSVTMDNGGQVHYDRSLKRVNAVPPAENIVRLTYLHVSEIEIEARD, encoded by the coding sequence ATGTACCGGGGCCTCGGCCGGCGCGGGCAGTCGTCGCCGATCGCCGTGATCCTCCTCGTCTCGATGGTCGTCGCCGGCTCGCTGGCCGTCGTGACGCTGGGTGCCCAGTCGCTGTCTGACACCCGAGAGACGATGGACGTCGAGCGCGCCGAGAAGGGCCTGACACAACTGGACTCGAACGTCGCGATGGTCGCGCTGGGGAGTGCCGGCGGACAGGAGCTCTCGCTGTCGAGGACGGACGGGGCCGCCTATCGGCTCCGGGACGACGCGGGGCGGATGACCGTCGCGGTGACGAACACGTCCAACGACTCCACGAAGACGGTGATGAACGCGACGCTCGGCTCGATCGCCTACGAGAACGACGGCCGCTCGGTCGCGTACCAGGGCGGCGGCGTCTGGAAGACGGACGGCGACGGCGGCTCGCTGATGGTCTCGCCGCCGGAGTTTCACTACCGGGACGCGACGCTGACGCTCCCGCTGGTGACCGTCTCCGGCGACGAGTCGCTCGACGGCCGGATCGCGGTTCGGCCGGGCGGTCGCTCGACGCAGCACTTTCCGAACGCCTCGGCCGACGAACAGTGGGTGAACCCGCTCGACGGCGGCCGCGTCAACGTGACCGTCAGGAGTGAGTACTACCGGGCGTGGGGCCGATTCTTCGAAGAGCGTACGGACGGCGAGGCCACGCTCGATCACGCGAACGAGACGGCGACGGTGACACTCGTCGTCCCGGCCGGGCCACAGACCGTCACGAACGCCGTCGCGGCCACGTCAGCGGGCGGCGAGATCGTACTGGCCGGAAGCGGCGATCAGACCCGGACCGACAGCTACAACTCCTCGAAAGGGACCGGGCTGTACGCCGACACGAAGACGCACAACGGGTCGATCCGGACGGCCGGCGACGTGACGGTCAAGGGCAACAGCCAGGTCAACGGCTCGCTGGCGTCGGGAGGCAAGGTGACCGTCAAAGGGAGCGGTGTGGTGACCCGAGACGCCGGTTACACCGACGACATCAAGGTCACCGGCAGCGGCGGTGTCGACGGCTCGATCGAACAGCTCTCGGGCGTCGACGGGATCGGTCCGATCGACGCCGTCGTCGATCGACGGTACGAGAACGCGACCGGGGACAACGACAACGGCGACACGAGCGCGATCACGGGGACGACGCTGAGCGACGGCGACCAGACGCTCTCGGCCGGCGAGTACCACCTCGATCGGCTCGTTCTCGACGGCGAGACGCTGACGCTGGACACCGGGACCGGCGGGACGATCAGTCTCGCGGTCCGTGACTACGTCCAGCTGAAGAACGACGGCCGAATCCACGTCGTCGGAAACGGGACGGTCCGCCTGTACGTCGACGGACAGGCGACGACGGCGTCGAACCACCACTTCTCGATCGAGGGAAGCGGCGGCCAGATCGACATCGACGAGGGGCAGAACGCCTCCCAGTTCTGGCTCTACGGCCGCGAGGACTTCCAGGGACGGATCGACGGGACCTCCAGTGACACCCATCTGTTCGAGGGCGTCGTCTTCGCACCCGGCGGCACGCTCGGCAGTAGCTCGTTCACGGTCGAGAAAGGGAGCCTCTACGGCGGTGTCGTCACCGGGAGCGTCACGATGGACAACGGCGGACAGGTCCACTACGACCGGTCGCTGAAGCGGGTCAACGCCGTCCCGCCGGCCGAGAACATCGTCCGACTGACCTACCTCCACGTCTCGGAGATCGAGATCGAAGCTCGCGACTGA
- a CDS encoding DUF7289 family protein has product MTDRAVSEVLGFALVFGMVVASVAIISVSGLGTLQDVRDAEQTNNAQQAFDVLADNMADIHQRGAPSRATEVSLGSAQLYTGENVTINVTAIDRDTADGNESVERSVRPIVYESDGAQRLVYEGGAVFQVSRDGGFHTVEPPLVARDGRVLVPIVQTRTERVRSVGGSTVLVRANQQSSAVAVSGGQFENVSVTVTSPRWELWQRAFEQTALSECAPDPDAASVTCYLEPGASPDRLYVPVHEIDLTIEL; this is encoded by the coding sequence ATGACTGATCGCGCGGTCAGTGAGGTGCTCGGGTTCGCCCTCGTGTTCGGAATGGTCGTCGCCTCGGTCGCGATCATCTCGGTCAGCGGACTGGGGACGCTCCAGGACGTGCGGGACGCCGAGCAGACGAACAACGCACAGCAGGCCTTCGACGTGCTGGCGGACAACATGGCCGACATCCATCAGCGGGGGGCCCCGAGCCGAGCGACCGAGGTCAGCCTCGGCAGCGCACAGTTGTACACGGGCGAGAACGTGACGATCAACGTGACCGCAATCGACCGCGACACCGCCGACGGGAACGAGAGCGTCGAGCGATCGGTCAGGCCGATCGTCTACGAGAGCGACGGAGCGCAACGGCTCGTCTACGAGGGTGGCGCGGTGTTTCAGGTCTCCCGTGATGGCGGATTTCACACCGTCGAACCGCCGCTGGTGGCCCGAGACGGCCGTGTGCTCGTCCCGATCGTCCAGACGCGGACCGAGCGCGTCCGGAGCGTCGGCGGGTCGACCGTCCTGGTACGCGCGAACCAGCAGTCCTCGGCCGTCGCCGTCTCCGGTGGACAGTTCGAGAACGTCAGCGTGACCGTCACGTCGCCGCGGTGGGAGCTCTGGCAGCGAGCCTTCGAGCAGACAGCTCTCTCGGAGTGTGCGCCCGATCCGGACGCGGCCAGCGTGACGTGCTACCTGGAGCCGGGGGCGTCGCCGGATCGACTGTACGTTCCCGTCCACGAGATCGATCTGACGATCGAGCTGTGA
- a CDS encoding DUF7266 family protein, whose protein sequence is MNDRAVSSTFSYVLSLAIATMLVTGLLVASGSFVEDRQRQVVRSELQVIGQQVSADVARADRLVRASDDPAGATVRIEQQFPARITGTTYRLELVATPSPTIRLRSSSPEVRVTVGVQNRTALSNSSADGGTVVVGYDGSALGVSND, encoded by the coding sequence GTGAACGATCGCGCCGTCTCCTCGACGTTCAGCTACGTTCTCAGCCTCGCGATCGCGACCATGCTGGTGACGGGGCTGCTCGTCGCGTCCGGCAGCTTCGTCGAGGACCGCCAGCGCCAGGTCGTCAGATCCGAACTCCAGGTGATCGGCCAGCAGGTGTCGGCGGACGTCGCACGCGCGGACAGGCTCGTCAGAGCCAGTGACGATCCGGCCGGTGCGACGGTGCGGATCGAACAGCAGTTCCCCGCCCGAATCACGGGCACGACCTACCGACTCGAACTCGTGGCGACGCCGTCACCGACGATCCGCCTGCGGTCGAGCAGTCCCGAGGTCCGTGTCACGGTGGGCGTTCAGAACAGGACGGCACTCAGCAACTCGTCGGCCGACGGCGGAACGGTCGTCGTCGGCTACGACGGCAGCGCCCTGGGGGTGAGCAATGACTGA
- a CDS encoding DUF7261 family protein, with the protein MADLSRLRRRCRSLGDDRAQVILVAAFVMAVTFVMLALVVNSAIFTENLASRGETAGSDDALLVRQSIEQSTGHAIEYANTHNASDTTTLATSLDESVGTLSALSGAHHASGGKVVSVAGPTDIENGTRVRDDAPGGSSFENASEGNATSVDWRVAQGVAETRAYRMNVSGVNRTGNFGGPADQFRVRIEDGAGATWIMNVTHDTADGTYKIGVEDGAGRQGVCAVDDGVDYFHVDLTAGLVDGAPCPALSFGEGVSEPYEIAYEEGDEVTGNYSLVVGDDATSNGNLPSSSTGDDPYATPAIYAANVTYRYDGAKLRYETTIRVAPGEPP; encoded by the coding sequence GTGGCGGATCTGAGCCGCCTGCGTCGCCGCTGTCGCTCGCTGGGCGACGACCGCGCACAGGTCATTCTGGTGGCGGCCTTCGTGATGGCAGTCACGTTCGTCATGCTGGCGCTGGTCGTCAACTCGGCGATCTTCACGGAGAACCTCGCCAGCCGCGGCGAAACGGCTGGCAGCGACGACGCGTTGCTGGTGCGCCAGTCGATCGAGCAGTCGACCGGCCACGCGATCGAGTACGCGAACACGCACAACGCCAGCGACACGACGACGCTGGCGACGAGCCTCGACGAGAGCGTCGGGACGCTCTCGGCGCTGTCGGGAGCGCATCACGCCTCGGGCGGGAAGGTGGTCAGCGTCGCGGGGCCGACCGACATCGAGAACGGGACCAGAGTCAGGGACGACGCCCCCGGCGGCTCCTCGTTCGAAAACGCGAGCGAAGGCAACGCGACGAGTGTCGACTGGCGCGTCGCCCAGGGCGTCGCGGAGACGCGTGCCTACAGGATGAACGTGAGCGGCGTCAACCGGACGGGCAACTTCGGCGGCCCGGCCGACCAGTTCCGTGTGCGGATCGAGGACGGCGCGGGCGCGACCTGGATCATGAACGTCACCCACGACACCGCCGACGGGACCTACAAGATCGGCGTCGAGGACGGTGCCGGACGGCAGGGTGTCTGTGCGGTCGACGACGGGGTCGACTACTTCCACGTCGATCTGACGGCGGGGCTCGTCGACGGAGCACCGTGTCCGGCGCTGTCGTTCGGCGAGGGCGTGTCGGAACCCTACGAGATCGCCTACGAGGAGGGCGACGAGGTGACCGGCAACTACTCGCTGGTCGTCGGCGACGACGCCACCAGCAACGGGAACCTGCCGTCGTCGTCGACCGGAGACGATCCGTACGCGACGCCCGCCATCTACGCCGCGAACGTCACGTACCGCTACGACGGGGCGAAGCTGCGCTACGAGACGACGATCCGGGTCGCGCCGGGTGAGCCGCCGTGA
- a CDS encoding DUF7288 family protein, which yields MTPGSTSPDRGQAHTLEAVIAGLLLLSSVVFAMQMTAVTPLSASTSSQHIENQQRSVAQGVLATAADRGALSTSVRYWNDTDGRFHGAPDIGFYTNEPPDTTFGQILERTLDERSISYNVYLRYRRPSGGIATRRMIYRGRPSDNAVSASRTVTLEPDDPLMRPDETANESVTVGSASRYPVQQVGTSVYNVVRVEVVAWRI from the coding sequence GTGACACCCGGCAGTACGAGTCCTGACCGCGGGCAGGCCCACACGCTCGAAGCGGTGATCGCGGGGCTGCTGCTGTTGAGCAGCGTCGTCTTCGCGATGCAGATGACGGCAGTGACGCCGCTGTCGGCCAGCACCTCGAGCCAGCACATCGAGAACCAGCAGCGTTCGGTCGCGCAGGGCGTGCTCGCGACGGCGGCCGACCGGGGCGCGCTCTCGACGAGCGTCCGCTACTGGAACGACACCGACGGTCGGTTCCACGGCGCGCCCGACATCGGGTTCTACACGAACGAGCCGCCGGACACGACCTTCGGGCAGATCCTGGAACGGACGCTCGACGAGCGCAGTATCTCCTACAACGTCTACCTCCGGTACCGCAGGCCGAGCGGCGGAATCGCCACCCGGCGGATGATCTACCGGGGTCGGCCGAGCGACAACGCGGTGTCGGCCTCACGGACCGTGACACTCGAGCCGGACGATCCGCTGATGCGACCGGACGAGACCGCGAACGAGTCGGTGACGGTCGGTTCGGCGAGTCGCTATCCCGTCCAGCAGGTCGGCACCTCGGTGTACAACGTGGTCCGCGTGGAGGTGGTCGCGTGGCGGATCTGA
- a CDS encoding DUF7287 family protein, giving the protein MSLFLAVVLFVFLFVPGVVEPFTAGAQEETVAVDRVADDLSRATLGSAERPKVLNGTCTAVFFDNRSASGCHFAGETTNERLGLDSRQRVNVTVTRNGTTAREGASPLCWDADTASLRDRSDCESGDVSLRAGEPTTADVDESVTARRVVSLNREVVTLEVVLW; this is encoded by the coding sequence ATGAGTCTCTTCCTCGCCGTCGTGCTGTTCGTCTTCCTGTTCGTGCCCGGCGTGGTCGAGCCGTTCACCGCGGGGGCACAGGAGGAGACCGTCGCCGTCGACAGGGTGGCGGACGATCTCTCGCGGGCGACGCTGGGCAGCGCCGAGCGTCCGAAGGTCCTGAACGGCACGTGTACGGCGGTGTTTTTCGACAATCGCTCTGCGAGTGGCTGTCACTTCGCGGGCGAGACGACGAACGAGCGGCTGGGGCTGGACAGCCGCCAGCGGGTCAACGTCACGGTGACGCGAAACGGGACGACGGCCCGGGAGGGGGCGAGTCCGCTGTGCTGGGACGCGGACACCGCGTCGCTGCGGGACCGGAGCGACTGCGAGAGTGGCGACGTGTCTCTCCGGGCGGGCGAACCGACGACGGCCGACGTGGACGAGTCGGTGACCGCGCGTCGAGTGGTGTCGCTGAATCGCGAGGTCGTCACGCTGGAGGTCGTACTATGGTGA
- a CDS encoding DUF7289 family protein, translated as MWGQYELDERGVSNLVGVILLVAISITGALLILTAGQTTIQDTQNEQNAEVVSDMFKQVDSMFQSVPRNESNSGSRSVAVPESVQGSVKANNDTTYRIRLNDNPTCDTGVQPLGSMQYEEDGTVVGYEGGGVWESREGSTVMESPPALTYKDGSLNVQFQRVSGNITDSNEITAQVNATDERALNDELSVLLYTNLTPSNISSATSYSLTCAPARLQNATVFINDSQFAGGWARYAEDRFNDRRVDVQPSNSVSPRENVSITFELGDVSLPEFSARNVTTKRYSDTGPLYVNATVQNEGGLSSEQTVTFTFEDPGGNEVSTDSRDVSLNGGESKRMKFEVPASDLSSVTAGTYDATIETEDESESRAVQFTSGNHVPEFQITSVSAPSQGQVGDDLTVDVTVENRGSMTGTRAVAYGFDGSTENTTMLRLHPGQTKTLSYPLSTTTDGSHDWTVQTDGTSEQGTVFVGTGPTFTISDTDAPKHAGAGNTFWLNATIGNTGQLNGTRDINLTIRNDTNGNVVTDEDQTVSINGTIADSSDEATVNASGTITTPGTYEYKIDTGDMVQTGGFTVGPARYPNFIVTSLRFSDDPVVKGDQVTIEADIKNTGRVDDTQPVKISTERDILTAPNRHVDPGDVVTVSTTVDVASPTFVLGEANEITVETDNNTVAQNLEVLAQEPIGETDDGQIIANERLDVSVRLLGAELEGSNREWCNPRYRSCLGSFRTNGGYQRYGIINDPVEMSLLINGQTESDLWQSLPGDGDVNHPEAEQELLNGQNPYNETATLEKDDRAIVTATSYRCSYYQYTDVRFPDLITLGNTEQDAVGKECANRGRTRLSINGNGEDDRVVIRKDGESIRGGEEFEPQAANYQRNVKQMLQGRLNETGHLDLSPGERVLIYELSDRDATIEQASQSGDPDYNDALVLFKVLSKNRTLSPPASYEITDLSAPASVRRGDSETITATINNTGGQEGETDIQFAFGGTTVETESTGKLEPGEKTTVTFDVPTGSTGTFGYTVTVADEPTENRAGQLTVGVPRSPHFQVTQFTPDATAVERGETVGIETTITNVGATSDTQTVELRNVTGSNDTVVDTVSGVSLAGNADTTLPLDLPTHTNGTIRYTVSTEDDRAIPQRAYVNESHVKINQTEVGLSTYNESELIERKSVPRMTVKLNNRGGLGDDRDVKLTITNQSDGTTHSDTTTVSVGDGEIKPLYPGYATFDTSSMGISEGYYSYSIEVEDDGAREDYWTGELFVHEDGTVEQSSDSDSPINVDSGQIEVGS; from the coding sequence ATGTGGGGTCAATACGAACTGGACGAACGCGGTGTCTCGAATCTTGTGGGTGTTATCCTGCTAGTAGCAATTTCCATAACGGGGGCGTTACTGATCCTTACAGCGGGTCAAACGACAATTCAGGACACTCAAAACGAGCAGAACGCGGAAGTCGTATCGGACATGTTCAAACAGGTCGACTCGATGTTCCAGTCGGTACCACGAAACGAGAGCAACTCTGGATCACGATCGGTTGCGGTTCCAGAGAGTGTTCAGGGGTCAGTAAAGGCGAACAACGATACGACATATAGGATACGACTGAACGATAATCCGACCTGTGACACAGGTGTACAACCACTGGGATCAATGCAGTACGAGGAGGATGGCACGGTAGTCGGCTACGAAGGAGGGGGCGTTTGGGAGTCCAGAGAGGGTAGTACAGTGATGGAGTCGCCGCCGGCACTCACGTACAAGGACGGAAGCCTCAACGTCCAGTTCCAGCGTGTGTCTGGAAACATCACTGACTCCAACGAAATTACCGCACAAGTCAACGCTACGGACGAACGCGCGCTCAATGACGAACTCTCGGTACTACTGTACACGAATCTCACACCGTCGAACATCAGCAGTGCAACGTCGTACAGTCTGACGTGTGCGCCGGCACGACTTCAGAACGCCACTGTGTTCATCAATGACAGTCAGTTCGCTGGCGGGTGGGCACGCTACGCAGAGGACCGTTTTAATGACCGCCGTGTCGATGTCCAACCCAGCAACTCAGTGAGTCCACGCGAGAACGTTTCGATCACCTTCGAACTCGGTGATGTGTCGCTGCCAGAATTCTCTGCTCGGAACGTGACCACGAAACGATACAGTGATACGGGCCCACTGTACGTCAACGCCACCGTCCAGAACGAGGGTGGACTGAGCAGTGAGCAAACGGTGACGTTCACCTTCGAAGACCCGGGCGGTAACGAAGTCTCGACCGATTCGAGGGATGTTTCGCTCAACGGTGGTGAGTCAAAGCGAATGAAGTTCGAAGTCCCTGCTAGCGACTTGAGTTCGGTCACCGCTGGGACGTACGACGCAACGATCGAGACGGAAGACGAGTCAGAATCCAGGGCAGTTCAGTTCACGTCTGGGAATCACGTGCCAGAGTTCCAGATCACTTCTGTTTCAGCCCCCTCACAGGGACAGGTCGGCGACGACCTGACAGTTGACGTGACTGTCGAGAACCGCGGAAGTATGACCGGGACGCGAGCAGTCGCCTACGGGTTCGACGGGTCGACAGAGAATACGACAATGTTGCGCCTCCATCCCGGCCAGACGAAGACTCTGAGTTACCCCCTGTCGACGACTACAGACGGAAGCCACGACTGGACGGTCCAGACCGATGGCACTTCCGAGCAAGGAACTGTCTTTGTGGGGACGGGACCGACGTTCACCATCAGTGATACGGACGCACCGAAACATGCGGGCGCTGGCAACACCTTCTGGCTCAATGCCACGATTGGCAATACTGGTCAACTCAACGGCACGCGTGATATCAACCTCACGATCCGGAACGACACTAACGGGAATGTCGTCACGGACGAAGATCAAACTGTCAGCATCAACGGCACGATCGCTGACAGCAGCGACGAGGCGACGGTCAACGCCTCGGGAACAATCACCACACCAGGGACTTACGAGTACAAAATCGACACGGGAGATATGGTCCAGACCGGCGGTTTCACTGTCGGACCGGCACGGTACCCGAATTTCATCGTCACGTCCCTGCGCTTCTCCGACGATCCCGTCGTGAAAGGTGATCAAGTCACCATCGAAGCAGACATCAAGAATACTGGCCGTGTAGATGACACACAGCCTGTCAAGATCTCGACCGAGCGCGATATCTTGACGGCACCTAACCGACACGTCGATCCCGGCGACGTAGTGACGGTTAGTACTACTGTCGACGTCGCGTCACCGACGTTCGTCCTCGGAGAGGCCAACGAAATCACCGTCGAGACCGACAACAATACCGTCGCTCAGAATCTGGAGGTATTGGCCCAAGAGCCCATCGGCGAGACCGACGACGGACAGATCATCGCCAACGAACGTCTAGACGTTAGCGTCAGACTCCTCGGAGCAGAACTGGAAGGGAGCAACAGAGAATGGTGCAATCCCAGATACCGCTCGTGTCTCGGCAGCTTCCGGACAAACGGTGGCTACCAGCGTTACGGTATCATCAACGATCCCGTCGAAATGTCACTCCTGATCAACGGCCAAACGGAGAGTGATCTCTGGCAGTCACTGCCGGGTGATGGCGATGTGAATCACCCTGAAGCCGAACAGGAACTTCTGAACGGTCAGAACCCGTACAACGAGACAGCCACCCTAGAGAAAGACGATCGGGCAATCGTGACTGCAACATCGTACCGCTGTAGTTATTACCAGTACACGGATGTACGGTTCCCCGACCTCATCACGTTGGGTAACACCGAGCAAGACGCCGTCGGCAAAGAGTGCGCCAACCGTGGGAGGACACGGCTTTCGATAAACGGGAATGGCGAAGACGACAGAGTTGTCATAAGGAAGGACGGAGAGAGCATCCGCGGCGGCGAGGAGTTTGAGCCTCAGGCGGCAAACTACCAGCGCAACGTCAAGCAGATGTTGCAGGGTCGCCTGAACGAGACCGGCCACCTTGACCTGTCGCCCGGCGAACGAGTGCTGATTTACGAACTCTCTGACCGAGACGCGACCATTGAACAAGCAAGCCAGTCAGGCGATCCCGACTACAACGACGCCCTCGTACTGTTCAAAGTCCTGTCGAAGAACCGCACTCTCTCGCCGCCGGCATCCTACGAGATTACCGATCTTAGCGCACCGGCGAGCGTTCGACGCGGCGACTCCGAGACGATTACAGCGACCATCAACAACACCGGTGGACAGGAAGGTGAGACAGACATCCAGTTTGCATTCGGCGGTACGACTGTCGAGACAGAATCGACTGGAAAACTCGAACCCGGTGAGAAGACGACCGTAACCTTCGACGTTCCCACGGGATCGACTGGGACCTTCGGATACACCGTAACTGTCGCAGACGAGCCGACGGAAAATCGGGCAGGACAATTGACCGTCGGTGTGCCACGATCGCCCCACTTCCAAGTCACCCAGTTCACTCCCGACGCAACCGCTGTTGAACGGGGTGAGACGGTCGGGATCGAGACGACGATCACCAATGTCGGCGCCACAAGCGACACTCAAACTGTCGAACTGCGCAACGTCACTGGTAGCAACGACACGGTCGTCGACACAGTATCTGGCGTGTCTCTGGCGGGCAACGCCGACACCACACTCCCTCTTGACCTTCCGACACACACCAATGGGACCATCCGGTATACGGTATCGACTGAGGACGACCGTGCGATCCCACAGCGAGCTTACGTCAACGAATCGCACGTTAAGATCAATCAGACTGAGGTTGGGCTGAGTACCTACAACGAGAGTGAACTCATCGAACGAAAGTCAGTGCCACGGATGACCGTGAAACTGAACAATCGTGGCGGACTGGGAGACGACCGTGATGTCAAATTAACAATCACGAACCAGTCCGACGGCACTACTCACTCCGACACGACTACCGTAAGTGTCGGAGACGGGGAAATAAAGCCACTGTACCCCGGATATGCTACGTTCGACACTTCCTCGATGGGGATCTCTGAAGGCTACTACAGTTACTCGATCGAGGTTGAAGACGACGGGGCTCGCGAGGACTACTGGACGGGTGAACTATTCGTTCACGAAGATGGGACGGTCGAACAATCGTCTGACTCTGACTCGCCAATCAACGTCGACTCTGGACAGATCGAAGTCGGCAGCTGA